One Rhizobiales bacterium GAS188 DNA window includes the following coding sequences:
- a CDS encoding rhamnose-binding protein, producing MDTQHPTTDRRRLLQLMAAGAAGAVLPMGLTLPARAADRRVALVVKNLGNSYFDACRDGANEAAKAIGGMEIIYTAPTKPTAEDQIAVLDALIAQKVDGIIVSANDANALVPVGKKAMQRGIKVISFDSAIAKDGRIMHLNASSTALIGAKQVQMIAKTLKGEGEVAILSASSTMTNQNSWIAAMKEEWKKPEYAKMPLVATVYGDDQDDKSYREMQSLAKAHPNLKGVISPTTIGIRAGAKAIMDGGLTGKVYITGLGLPSEMKDAVLKGACDSFAIWNPVDYGYSATQIMADILGGSTAASGSTLKLGRMGETKVGEDGEAVMGEPFTFDKANVEKYAKIF from the coding sequence ATGGACACGCAACACCCGACAACCGACCGCCGCCGGCTTCTGCAGCTCATGGCTGCCGGCGCCGCCGGGGCCGTTCTGCCCATGGGATTGACGCTGCCGGCCCGCGCCGCCGATAGGCGTGTGGCGCTGGTGGTGAAGAATCTCGGCAATAGCTATTTCGATGCCTGCCGTGATGGCGCCAATGAGGCCGCCAAGGCCATCGGCGGCATGGAGATCATCTATACGGCGCCGACCAAGCCGACCGCCGAGGACCAGATCGCCGTGCTCGACGCGCTGATCGCCCAGAAGGTCGACGGCATCATCGTTTCGGCCAACGACGCCAATGCGCTGGTGCCGGTCGGCAAGAAGGCGATGCAGCGCGGCATCAAGGTCATCTCGTTCGATTCGGCCATCGCCAAGGACGGCCGCATCATGCATCTCAACGCCTCCTCGACGGCTCTCATCGGCGCCAAGCAAGTGCAGATGATTGCCAAGACGCTCAAGGGCGAAGGCGAGGTCGCCATCCTCTCCGCCTCCTCGACCATGACGAACCAGAATTCCTGGATCGCCGCCATGAAGGAGGAGTGGAAGAAGCCCGAATACGCCAAGATGCCGCTCGTCGCGACCGTCTATGGCGACGACCAGGACGATAAGAGCTATCGCGAGATGCAGTCGCTGGCGAAGGCCCACCCGAACCTCAAAGGCGTGATCTCCCCGACCACGATCGGCATCCGCGCCGGCGCCAAGGCCATCATGGATGGCGGCCTCACCGGCAAGGTCTACATCACCGGCCTCGGCCTGCCCTCGGAGATGAAGGATGCGGTGCTGAAGGGCGCCTGCGACAGCTTCGCGATCTGGAACCCGGTCGACTACGGCTATTCGGCAACGCAGATCATGGCGGATATTCTCGGCGGCAGCACGGCCGCGTCCGGCTCGACCTTGAAGCTCGGCCGCATGGGCGAGACCAAGGTCGGCGAGGACGGCGAAGCCGTGATGGGTGAGCCTTTCACCTTCGATAAGGCCAATGTCGAGAAATACGCCAAAATCTTCTGA
- a CDS encoding CTP synthase, whose amino-acid sequence MTRYIFITGGVVSSLGKGLASAALGALLQARGYSVRLRKLDPYLNVDPGTMSPYQHGEVFVTDDGAETDLDLGHYERFTGRAATRHDNITTGRIYLDIITKERRGDYLGATIQVIPHVTNAIKEFVLSGNEGFDFVLVEIGGTVGDIEGLPFFEAIRQLGNDLDRGQAIYIHLTLLPYIPSAGELKTKPTQHSVAELRSIGIQPDILLCRTDREIPAAERKKLALFCNVRESAVVEARDAPSIYDVPVAYHAKGLDDEVLAAFRIEAPKPPDLSRWKRIGQTLGNPEGEVTIAVAGKYTGMKDAYKSLIEALVHGGIANRIKVNIDWIESEIFEGKDPAPYLEHVHGILVPGGFGQRGAEGKIKAAGFARERKVPYFGICFGMQMAVIEAARSLAGISEANSTEFGATPEPVVGLLTEWIRGNELERRGAGGNLGGTMRLGAYEADLAPDTKIAAMYGSTRISERHRHRYEVNRAYRERLEEKGLVFSGMSPDAVLPETIEYEDHPWFIGVQFHPELKSRPFDPHPLFKGFIAAAKEQSRLV is encoded by the coding sequence ATGACGCGGTATATCTTCATCACCGGCGGCGTGGTCTCATCCCTTGGCAAAGGTCTCGCTTCCGCAGCGCTCGGCGCGTTGCTCCAGGCGCGCGGCTATTCGGTGAGGCTGCGCAAGCTCGATCCCTACCTCAATGTCGATCCGGGCACGATGTCGCCCTATCAGCATGGCGAGGTGTTCGTCACCGATGACGGGGCCGAGACCGATCTCGATCTCGGCCATTATGAGCGCTTCACCGGTCGAGCCGCCACCAGGCACGACAACATCACCACCGGGCGCATCTATCTCGACATCATCACCAAGGAGCGGCGCGGCGACTATCTCGGCGCCACCATCCAGGTGATCCCGCATGTGACGAACGCCATCAAGGAGTTCGTGCTGTCGGGCAATGAGGGATTCGATTTCGTGCTGGTCGAGATCGGCGGCACGGTCGGCGATATCGAGGGCCTGCCCTTCTTCGAAGCGATCCGTCAGCTCGGCAACGACCTCGATCGCGGCCAGGCGATCTATATCCATCTGACGCTTCTCCCGTACATTCCGAGCGCCGGCGAGCTGAAGACCAAGCCGACCCAGCATTCGGTCGCCGAATTGCGCTCGATCGGCATCCAGCCCGATATCCTGCTGTGCCGCACCGATCGCGAGATCCCGGCCGCCGAGCGCAAGAAACTCGCGCTGTTCTGCAATGTGCGCGAAAGCGCGGTGGTCGAGGCGCGCGACGCGCCGTCCATCTACGACGTGCCGGTCGCCTATCACGCCAAGGGCCTCGACGATGAAGTGCTGGCGGCCTTCCGCATCGAGGCGCCGAAGCCGCCGGACCTGTCACGCTGGAAGCGCATCGGGCAGACGCTCGGCAATCCGGAAGGCGAGGTGACGATCGCGGTTGCCGGCAAATATACCGGCATGAAGGACGCCTATAAGTCGCTCATCGAGGCGCTGGTGCATGGCGGCATCGCCAACCGCATCAAGGTCAATATCGATTGGATCGAGAGCGAGATCTTCGAGGGCAAGGATCCGGCGCCCTATCTCGAGCATGTGCATGGGATCTTGGTGCCGGGCGGCTTCGGCCAGCGCGGCGCCGAGGGCAAGATCAAGGCGGCAGGCTTCGCGCGCGAGCGCAAGGTGCCGTATTTCGGCATCTGCTTCGGCATGCAGATGGCGGTGATCGAGGCCGCCCGCTCGCTCGCCGGCATCTCCGAGGCGAACTCGACCGAGTTCGGCGCGACGCCCGAACCGGTCGTCGGCTTGCTCACCGAATGGATTCGCGGCAACGAGCTCGAGCGACGCGGCGCCGGCGGCAATCTGGGCGGCACGATGCGGCTCGGCGCCTATGAGGCCGATCTCGCGCCCGACACCAAGATCGCCGCGATGTACGGCAGCACCCGCATCTCCGAACGCCACCGCCATCGCTATGAAGTGAACCGCGCCTATCGCGAGCGGCTCGAGGAAAAGGGCCTCGTCTTCTCCGGCATGTCGCCCGATGCGGTGCTGCCCGAGACGATCGAATATGAGGACCATCCCTGGTTCATCGGCGTGCAGTTCCACCCCGAGCTGAAGTCGCGCCCCTTCGATCCGCATCCACTGTTCAAGGGCTTCATCGCCGCCGCCAAGGAGCAGTCGCGGCTGGTGTGA